One region of Candidatus Poribacteria bacterium genomic DNA includes:
- a CDS encoding RNA polymerase sigma factor, with product MAIQKQDVMGMDKSRDEELVHQSLDDEDENAFEILYHRYEMSLLNFFYRRVGSWETAQDLMQETFIRVHAHLGTLRDRKKFSSWMFSIAKQLIATHIRENRRSIETAPIDEIFETYTIEPEHRSPIESIIAEEQMKIVRALAKRLPESERSAFELRLNNMTLGEIAETLDISPSATKVRLHRAKQKLVAWMKAEYPGEFDHIFLEKS from the coding sequence GTGGCGATTCAAAAACAGGATGTGATGGGAATGGACAAATCGCGCGATGAAGAGTTGGTTCATCAGAGTTTAGACGATGAGGACGAGAATGCCTTTGAAATCCTTTATCACCGTTACGAAATGTCGCTTCTCAATTTTTTCTATAGGCGCGTTGGCAGCTGGGAAACCGCGCAGGACTTGATGCAAGAGACGTTTATTAGAGTGCATGCTCACCTCGGTACCCTTCGAGATCGCAAAAAATTTTCAAGTTGGATGTTTAGCATAGCAAAGCAACTCATCGCAACGCACATCAGAGAGAACCGGAGAAGTATTGAGACAGCTCCGATTGATGAAATCTTTGAAACCTACACGATAGAACCTGAGCATCGTTCTCCCATAGAATCGATAATCGCTGAAGAGCAGATGAAAATTGTTCGTGCTTTGGCGAAGCGGCTGCCCGAATCAGAGCGAAGTGCGTTTGAACTCAGACTCAACAACATGACACTCGGAGAAATTGCCGAAACTTTAGACATCAGCCCATCGGCAACCAAGGTGCGGTTGCATCGGGCAAAACAGAAGTTAGTCGCTTGGATGAAAGCAGAGTATCCCGGCGAATTTGATCATATATTTCTCGAAAAAAGTTAA